The following is a genomic window from Desulfurococcaceae archaeon.
TGTAGTCACAACGTCGTCCACAACTGCAACGCGCCTTCCCGTAACTAAACCCTCTACGGCAAGCCCTACTCCGTGGTTTTTCTTCTCCTTTCTAACATAGGCCATCGGCTTATTGGTAATGCACGATATGTAAGCTGCGAGCGGTATACCGGCAGACTCTACGCCGGCGAGGACGTCTACGTCGCTTAGTGGTACTCTCGATACGAGTTCCTGTACGATGCGCTTGGCGAGGTCGGGATAACTGTATAGTTTCCTCATGTCTATGTAGAATGGGCTGAAGAGCCCTGAAGAGAGCTTGAAATCTCCTAGCTTAACCATGCCATGTTTGTAGAGCTCAACGGCTATCCACGACACGTTCTCACGCTCCTTAATTGCGCTTCGTAGACTTCTCTAGCAATTTTACCGGGGTCGGGCGATCTCACTATGTACCTGCCAACGATTTCATAGTCTGCTCCTGCGCAAAGAGCGCTTCCCGGTTCTGCCCCCTGAACACCAACACCAGGCGCATATATCTTAAGCTCATCCTTCACCGCTTTCCTAGCCCTCTCGATTAGCCAAGGCCTTGTCGCCGGCACTACTACTCCATGTACTCCCAGTTCTAGTGCGTCTGCGAGCAACTCTTCGAAGTGCTTGTCGAGGTATTTTCTAGAGCCCCTGTGGCTCATCGCGGTTACCAGTATTACATCCACCCCTAGCATTCTTGCTTCTTCTACGAGTTTTTCAACACCATCACCCACGCCAACGAATCCGTGAGCTATTACGGCGTTTGCACCGCTCTCAGCGAGTTTTCTAAGCACGCGTACCATGATGTCTCCGATGTCAGCCAGCTTGAAGTCTACAATTACCCTTTTACCGGATGTTTCCTTAATGGCACGTATTACTTCTGGTCCACTTTCAAGGACGAGAGGTAGTCCAACCTTGTAGCTTACCGCGTACGCACTGGTTTCCTCTACTATCTTCAGCCCGCTGTACTCTCCACTGGGTCCGAAAGGTGGGTCTAGAGCAATTACGAGCAAATGCCCATTTAAGGATATGGTAGTTAGAGCTTTTAAAGTTGCTGACTTTGAGCTTCAACCTTAGCGTAGCGCTTGACGGACTCGATCACCCTCAGCGGGTCCAAGTACAGCTCCACGATACCGAGCTCTTTCAGCAATTCCATCGTATTGTCGCTCAAGTCCCCACTACGCATTTTAGCGAGAGCGTACAGGGTTTCACCAAGAGACCAGGGGTAGAAAATCCATACCCACTCCTCTAGTTTTTCTACGTAGAAGTCCGGTGCGAAGCTACTAGTTGCCTTGTAGTGAAGTACAGCTGTCTTGACATCAGATGCACCGAGACTTCTTACGAGCCTCACAACCTTGGTCATCGTTGCACCGGTGTCTACGACCTCGTCAATTACGAGGACCTTTCGATCCCTGAAACTCACTTTCTCGTGTATAGATACTTCAGGCTCCTCTCTTACACGGACTCCTGTACCCCAAAGCTTTGACCTAAGTACTACGAGCTCGTCGATGCCGAGTACGTCGCTCATTATTCTAGCGGGTATTAACCCTCCCCGCGAAATCGCGACAATAGTGTCTATTTCCAAGTTCGAATCCAAGACCATAATTGCTAACTTATAGCAGTGCTCTAAGGCCTTGCTCCAAGGTATGTAGAGTATCTTCATGTTGACACCCACAACCTAGTGTAGTGAGCAGTTCAGTTCACCTGGTTCCGAGCTCCCGCCTCTCCTGGTACTAGCCACTAGGAGCAGTCTACTGAGATCGTGCCCTCCTTTGAAGCGGTATCGTGTCATTGAGGGGTACACCTATAGTGTGCTAGCCAGGCCTCTGGCAGCTAGCACTCCTGTGGCGGCCGCTATGTTAATGCCTCTTGAAAGCCCTGCACCGTCGCCTGCGACGAAGATCCCGGGTACAGATGTCTCGAGGTTGTGGTTAACCCTTGCGTGAACGCTATAGTACTTTATTTCAGGCGCGTAGAGTATCGTTTGAGGCGACGCCATTCCTGGATATATGGTATCGAGCCTTACAATCGCCTCGAGGACGTTCTCAACAACTCTATGGGGTAGTACTATGCTTATATCGCCGGGTGTGACGTCCCTTAAGGAGGGTATGATCACGCTCCTCATTACACGATCCCACGTGCTCCTCCTGCCTTTCTCAAGGTCTCCAAGCCTTTGAATAATCGGCCTGCCCATACCGACCTTGGTAGCCATCCTAGCAATCGACTTGCCCAGCTCTAGTACATCGGTGTAAGGCATTGTAAGCTTCAACGTTACTAGTAGTGCGAAGTTAGTATTTTTAGACTTCACTCCGCTATACGACTCACCATTAACGCCGATTGTGCCATCGTCATAAAACTCCTTTAGTACAAATCCCTGAGGATTAGTACAAAACGTCCTGACCATGTCGTCATAGGACTTAGTGTACATGACTATTTTAGGGTCGTAATTTACTTTGGTAACGTGCTCGGTTACGTAGTAAGGTACCTCTACACGGACGCCTATATCCAGTGGCCCAGGTTCAACCTCTATACCGAGCTTATCGGCTATTTCCTTAAACCAGTGTGCTCCTCCCCTACCTGGCGCTAAGAGCACTCTACGCGTGTAGAAGTCGCCTCTACTCGTTACAACCTTAAAAAACCCCTGGTCCCTGGACACCTCGAGCACGGTGGTGAATGTGTGAATCTTGACGCCACTTTCTTCGAGGAACTTTGTAATGTTCTCAACAACTCTGATCACATTTTCTGTCCCGAGAACTCTCTGAGGAGTTGGAATGAACTTCGCACCTGCCTTTGCCGCAAGCCTCTCTACAACCCTTACTTTCCTGGGATCGGGCTCCATGAGGCTTTCTCCAGGTGCGCCGAACTCCATGAGGAGCTTATCAATGTACTTGATAACCTCCTCTGCCCTTTCCCAGCTGCCCATTAACTTGTCTAGGTCTCCGCCCACGTCCGGTCTGAGGTTCACTATGCCACTACTAAACGTTCCGGCACCACCTACACCGTACAGTATATGGCACACCCTGCACGTACCGCAACTTATAGCCTCCTTGGTGTACATCGGCCTGAGCGCCCCTAACGCCAGAGGGCAACGTCTCTCACTGAGCTTCCCGCCCTTATCGAAGAGCGCTATTTTTAGCGATCCTTTCGAGAGCTTCACCAACTCGACTGCAGCGAAAAGCCCAGCAGGGCCTGCACCTACAATAACTACGTCAAATTCTTTCAAAGCTCTACACCTAGATCGCGCGTTCTGTCCACAGTCTCCTCGACTTCTTCCCCGGTACCAATAAGCGTAACTGGTACTTTTAGGTATGACTCTACGTCTTCGATCCACTTCTTGGCAGGAGCCGGTAATCTATCCCATACCTTTACGCCCCTGGCCTCGGGGAACAGGACATCGAGCTTCGTAATTGCCACCTGTGTGGCAGAATTTAATAGTACAGCTCTCTTGGCGAGCTCGTAGTTGAACGGTGCAACTCTCCTAGGTCTACCCGTAACCGTCCCCACTTCAAGCCAGCCGCGCCTAGCAACGTCTTCGAGGCCGAGCTCGCCTTCAAGGGGTCCTTCGCCAACGCGTGTAACGTAGACCTTGAACACAACTATTACCTCGTCAACTCTTTTCGGGCCAATGCCGACCTCGGAGAGAAGGGCCTGTGCCGTCGTATCCCGGCTGGTAACGTAGGGGTACGTGCCGTGATAGAGTGAGAGAAATGTTCCCTGAGTGCCTTCGACAAGTACCTTTTCTTTGGTGTCTAGAGCGGTGTTCAGTACCAGCGGCGCGTCGCAGAGATGTTTCTCGAGCTCGTTAAAGTCTCTTGCAAGCCTCAGCCTCCTCAGTACCCTATCCGCCATGGCTGCTCCCACGCCTTGAAATGTCGAACCTATAGATGCGAGGACAGAGTCCCTCTTCTCGCGGTCTACGTGAACCTCCTCTATTACGCCTGTCCTGTAGTCAACGCAAATCCTTTTCTCAACTCCTAGTTCACGTACTTCACTGAAAAACACATCTAGCTTTATAAGCGCGCCTGGTGGAATCACTAGTTGCGTTTCTTTATTCACAAAACCAGCCGGTACGCTTCTCAGTTTGAACTTCCTGCCATGATACACTACTGTGTGACCGGCGTTTATAGCGCCTGTTCTCGCTGCATACCTATACCCCTTGGCGAGGGCCACGTAGGCCGCTATTTTACCTTTACCCTCATCGCCGAAAAAGCCACCCACTAGTAGCGTTAACACGCGCTCTCCACCTAAGTGCATTCCTCGTAGCGCTTCACGGTCCAAGCATGATAGCATATATTGTTGCGGCCGCTTTATTAAGGATTCTCTCGGTGCCAGTTAACAGTCTCCGACCGCGTTTCTGCGCCTTCTCGGTTACGATATACTTCACGCCAGCTCGGAGGTCCTTTTCACGGCTCCGTTAAACTGGCTGAAAAGCTACTTTAACCTCTATACCGTAGAGTATGGCGAAATGGCAGTTAGGGGATTGCCTTGCCGAGTTACCTGATAACGGTTTCAGGCGAGCTGCCCCTCAGGTCGAGGAGAACTAGGCCCAGGTTTTACCAAGTGCTGGTCGAGAACATAAAAGACGCTGTGAGCAGGGCAGGAGCCAAAGTACTCGATAGCCGCATTGTTGAAGCAAAAATCCTTCTCAGAACCGACATCGACGTCATGGATAAGATAGCAAGGGTTTTCGGGGTTTACAGAGTCGGGCACGTACTGGTATACGAGTTTAAAGACCTCAAGGACCTTGCTACGTGGATATTTGAAAATGCAAAAGACGCGGTAGCCGGTAAGAAGTTCGCCGTCAGAGTTAAGAGGAGCGGCCATCACGGGTTCACCTCGCTCGACATCGCGCGCGAAGCAGGAACGCTGCTAAAGCCCCTTTCAGCTGGCGTAGACCTGGAAAGCCCGGATGTCGTTGTCGAGGTAGAAGTACGCGGTTCAGCCGCATATCTTTACAAGGAAGTCTTAAAGGGTCCGGGGGGCCTACCCACCGGCGTTGAAGGGAACGCCTTGGTTATGTTTTCAGGCGGTTTTGATTCCCCTGTTGCAGCGTGGCTTGCCGCTAAGCGCGGTATACAAGTAGATTTCCTACACTACGTGATGGGCCCCGCACGGTCTTCGTACTACGCGCTCCTAGTGGCTAAGACCTTAACGTACAACTGGCTACATGGGTACAGGCCCAGGCTCATAGTGGTGGGTTTTGAAGACCTACTAGTTGAGGTTGTGAAAAAAGTGGAGTGGAGTTACAGGCAGGTTGCTTTAAGAGCGCTGATGTATATCGTCGCATCGAGGATCGCCAGTAAAATGGGTTACGACGCGCTGGTAACCGGCGAGTCCGTGGGGCAGGCGTCTAGCCAGACCCTCAAGAACCTCTCAGCTATCGAAAGAGCGGTGGAATTAAGAATCCCTGTACTCAGGCCGTTGATAGGCTTCGATAAGGAGGAGATAATTGAGCTCTCTAGACGCATAGGGCTTTACGATCTCTCCTCGAAAGTCACCGAGGCGTGCACCATAGCACCTACGAGAGTGGCCACTTCCAGCACACCCGGAGAGGTGCTCAAACAGCTCGAAAACATTGACAAGTCGCTGGTAGACCGGGCGGTTTCATCTATGAAGATTGTTGACGTGCTCACGGCAAGGCCCGAGGAAGCGGTGCTTCCGGATGCCATTGAAATAGACTTCATTCCCGAGGGGGCGTTAGTACTGGATGCTAGGAGCGAAGAAGAGCGGTCTAAATCACCTATTCCAGGGGCCATTCCCGTTAACGAGGTTGACCCGTCAAGGATCCCGAGAGATAAAGTTGTGCTCTTCGTATGCGACTCAGGGAGCACGAGTTACGTGTTAGCTAAAGTCTTCAGGGAGCAGGGTATAAAGGCATATAGCCTAAAAGGCGGCGGGAAGGAGTATAAGCGTTAAGCACCTAGCCCTTGCGCTTCTTCATGTAACTCAGTACTTCGCGG
Proteins encoded in this region:
- the pyrE gene encoding orotate phosphoribosyltransferase, whose product is MSWIAVELYKHGMVKLGDFKLSSGLFSPFYIDMRKLYSYPDLAKRIVQELVSRVPLSDVDVLAGVESAGIPLAAYISCITNKPMAYVRKEKKNHGVGLAVEGLVTGRRVAVVDDVVTTGSSIAKAVQHLVEAGAMPVKAVVIVDRGQGAKKLLRQYGVELHALVTARWLFRELHSEGLITREEYARIVEYLEKFGEE
- the pyrF gene encoding orotidine-5'-phosphate decarboxylase, which gives rise to MLVIALDPPFGPSGEYSGLKIVEETSAYAVSYKVGLPLVLESGPEVIRAIKETSGKRVIVDFKLADIGDIMVRVLRKLAESGANAVIAHGFVGVGDGVEKLVEEARMLGVDVILVTAMSHRGSRKYLDKHFEELLADALELGVHGVVVPATRPWLIERARKAVKDELKIYAPGVGVQGAEPGSALCAGADYEIVGRYIVRSPDPGKIAREVYEAQLRSVRTCRG
- a CDS encoding phosphoribosyltransferase, with the protein product MKILYIPWSKALEHCYKLAIMVLDSNLEIDTIVAISRGGLIPARIMSDVLGIDELVVLRSKLWGTGVRVREEPEVSIHEKVSFRDRKVLVIDEVVDTGATMTKVVRLVRSLGASDVKTAVLHYKATSSFAPDFYVEKLEEWVWIFYPWSLGETLYALAKMRSGDLSDNTMELLKELGIVELYLDPLRVIESVKRYAKVEAQSQQL
- a CDS encoding NAD(P)/FAD-dependent oxidoreductase — encoded protein: MKEFDVVIVGAGPAGLFAAVELVKLSKGSLKIALFDKGGKLSERRCPLALGALRPMYTKEAISCGTCRVCHILYGVGGAGTFSSGIVNLRPDVGGDLDKLMGSWERAEEVIKYIDKLLMEFGAPGESLMEPDPRKVRVVERLAAKAGAKFIPTPQRVLGTENVIRVVENITKFLEESGVKIHTFTTVLEVSRDQGFFKVVTSRGDFYTRRVLLAPGRGGAHWFKEIADKLGIEVEPGPLDIGVRVEVPYYVTEHVTKVNYDPKIVMYTKSYDDMVRTFCTNPQGFVLKEFYDDGTIGVNGESYSGVKSKNTNFALLVTLKLTMPYTDVLELGKSIARMATKVGMGRPIIQRLGDLEKGRRSTWDRVMRSVIIPSLRDVTPGDISIVLPHRVVENVLEAIVRLDTIYPGMASPQTILYAPEIKYYSVHARVNHNLETSVPGIFVAGDGAGLSRGINIAAATGVLAARGLASTL
- a CDS encoding adenylosuccinate synthetase, producing MLSCLDREALRGMHLGGERVLTLLVGGFFGDEGKGKIAAYVALAKGYRYAARTGAINAGHTVVYHGRKFKLRSVPAGFVNKETQLVIPPGALIKLDVFFSEVRELGVEKRICVDYRTGVIEEVHVDREKRDSVLASIGSTFQGVGAAMADRVLRRLRLARDFNELEKHLCDAPLVLNTALDTKEKVLVEGTQGTFLSLYHGTYPYVTSRDTTAQALLSEVGIGPKRVDEVIVVFKVYVTRVGEGPLEGELGLEDVARRGWLEVGTVTGRPRRVAPFNYELAKRAVLLNSATQVAITKLDVLFPEARGVKVWDRLPAPAKKWIEDVESYLKVPVTLIGTGEEVEETVDRTRDLGVEL
- a CDS encoding THUMP domain-containing protein — its product is MPSYLITVSGELPLRSRRTRPRFYQVLVENIKDAVSRAGAKVLDSRIVEAKILLRTDIDVMDKIARVFGVYRVGHVLVYEFKDLKDLATWIFENAKDAVAGKKFAVRVKRSGHHGFTSLDIAREAGTLLKPLSAGVDLESPDVVVEVEVRGSAAYLYKEVLKGPGGLPTGVEGNALVMFSGGFDSPVAAWLAAKRGIQVDFLHYVMGPARSSYYALLVAKTLTYNWLHGYRPRLIVVGFEDLLVEVVKKVEWSYRQVALRALMYIVASRIASKMGYDALVTGESVGQASSQTLKNLSAIERAVELRIPVLRPLIGFDKEEIIELSRRIGLYDLSSKVTEACTIAPTRVATSSTPGEVLKQLENIDKSLVDRAVSSMKIVDVLTARPEEAVLPDAIEIDFIPEGALVLDARSEEERSKSPIPGAIPVNEVDPSRIPRDKVVLFVCDSGSTSYVLAKVFREQGIKAYSLKGGGKEYKR